A genome region from Methanococcoides burtonii DSM 6242 includes the following:
- a CDS encoding PDDEXK nuclease domain-containing protein: protein MTNDLRKLEEAETGMNPSLIKDKDYSVWLNELKNKVRLVQIKAAVKVNSELLQFYWELGQDIVNKQKNTKWGAGFLKQLSIDLSSEFPDTKGFSLSNLKYIKQWYLFYSREFEKSQQAVGQNSSKSLLQSEKSFEQQAVAQLTQVPWGHNIVIISKCKNLNEALFYIQKTIQNNWSRSVLTHHIESNLFKREGKAITNFKATLPEPQSDLAIETLKDPYNFDFLTLTEKHNEKELEDALINHVTHFLLELGAGFSYLGKQYKLEVSGDEFFIDLLFYHVKLHCYVVVELKAVKFKPEFAGKLNFYISAVDEILKSEQDDTTIGILICKSKNDTVVEYSLKDVHKPIGVSEYIITKNLPDEFKSSLPSIEEIEAELSGLEES from the coding sequence GTGACGAATGATTTAAGAAAACTTGAAGAAGCTGAAACTGGTATGAATCCCTCCTTAATCAAAGATAAGGATTATTCTGTCTGGTTAAATGAGCTGAAGAATAAAGTTAGATTGGTTCAGATAAAAGCGGCAGTTAAAGTTAATTCCGAGTTATTGCAGTTTTATTGGGAGTTGGGGCAGGATATTGTAAATAAACAAAAGAATACTAAATGGGGCGCTGGTTTTCTAAAGCAGCTTAGTATAGATTTATCGTCAGAGTTCCCTGATACGAAAGGATTTTCGTTAAGTAATCTAAAGTATATCAAACAGTGGTATTTGTTTTATTCCCGAGAATTTGAAAAAAGCCAACAGGCTGTTGGCCAAAATTCATCAAAATCTCTTTTGCAGTCAGAAAAGTCATTTGAGCAACAAGCTGTTGCCCAATTAACACAGGTTCCATGGGGGCACAATATTGTCATTATCTCCAAGTGCAAAAACTTGAATGAAGCTTTATTCTATATCCAAAAAACCATTCAAAACAACTGGTCAAGATCTGTTCTGACCCATCATATTGAAAGTAATCTGTTCAAGCGTGAAGGTAAAGCTATAACCAATTTTAAGGCAACATTACCCGAACCTCAGTCAGACTTAGCAATAGAAACCTTGAAAGACCCCTACAATTTTGATTTTCTGACATTAACAGAAAAGCACAATGAAAAAGAGCTGGAAGATGCTCTGATAAACCATGTAACCCATTTTCTATTAGAATTGGGAGCTGGTTTTTCTTACCTGGGAAAACAATACAAGCTCGAAGTTTCCGGGGATGAGTTTTTTATTGATCTGCTGTTTTACCATGTCAAACTGCATTGTTATGTGGTGGTGGAACTAAAGGCGGTCAAATTTAAACCGGAATTTGCCGGTAAACTTAATTTTTATATATCAGCCGTGGATGAAATTTTAAAATCAGAACAGGATGACACTACTATCGGCATTCTCATTTGTAAATCAAAAAATGATACGGTGGTGGAATATTCCCTGAAGGATGTTCATAAACCGATCGGGGTGAGTGAATACATAATCACCAAAAACCTGCCGGATGAGTTCAAATCTTCTCTGCCAAGCATTGAAGAGATTGAGGCGGAATTGAGTGGATTGGAGGAATCGTGA